Proteins from a genomic interval of Pseudomonas anuradhapurensis:
- a CDS encoding YhfL family protein, with protein sequence MKKLFKATVAVAVVSGVALLSGCTGQVYNQPKNCSYDYLFHPSVSISKIIGGCGPIDKLPQQQ encoded by the coding sequence ATGAAAAAGCTGTTCAAGGCTACCGTAGCCGTTGCTGTCGTTTCGGGTGTTGCCCTGCTGTCGGGTTGCACTGGCCAGGTTTACAACCAGCCGAAAAACTGCAGCTACGACTACCTGTTCCACCCTTCGGTTTCCATCTCCAAGATCATCGGTGGCTGCGGCCCGATCGATAAACTGCCTCAGCAGCAGTAA